In Muribaculum gordoncarteri, the genomic window TAATTGTTTAGATTAAAACAAAATTCAACAGAATCACCCATTTTTATTCTTTTTGTAAGAATCTTAAAGTCACCTATGCTGATATTGTCATTCAAACTCAGTCCAAACAGGTTCAATATCTCGTGATTCCCCTGCTTAAGCAATGTTCGGCATCCATGCTTGATAACCCAATCAATATTCTCTGATTGCCCTTTCCATTTTTTAGCCAAAGCAATTACGATTTGTGGATTATCCTTTGAAATATCGTTCAGGTTATTGGCAACACTCAACCTTACAAACCTGGATGGATCGTTTTTCAGATTTTCCATAATCGGAATGATGGGAGCTGGATTTTCTTTTAATTTAGGCAATGACATCGCCCACGGCAGACGAGGTCTGCACCCTTCCGATGCAAGCCTCCTTACCCCCCAGTGCGGATGTTTTGACCAAGCCAACATCTGTTTCATCATTTCATCTTGATATTTCACAATAAAGGCATGGGTCACAAATTCGCAAGTCGTGAATTGCGTAATTCGCTCAATGGCTTTCACTGATGTCTCATAGTCCTCTATTCCATATCGCTCCACATAATGGTCCAAAATAACCCCATATTCTAATGTCAGCAAATTGAAATTTTTATCGTCTATCTTTGAAAAATCGAGCAGTCTAACTTTTACACAGTCTAATAATTTAAAGATTTTCGCAACAGCTTCTTTATACTCGGTTGGCATAAACTTGTGCAGAACAGTAGTTATGTGTGCAATCCGCTGCTTATAACCTCTGTTCTCCCATTCTTCATCCATAACTAAAGTTACAAACTTGTCTACACTCATGTTCTGGAGAACAAGAGACAAGTCGTTGACAAACCTTCCAAAGAATGGCTTATCAAACATATTTTTAAAAGATTCTGCCATTACTTTTATCTTACTACTATACCATTTTCGATGTTGATTTCAATTTCATAGTCCTTTATATCCTTGATTCCGATGCCGCTATGAGTTCTTTATCTGCTTCGATATTCTTCATCTACAAAATAATACAATGCTCCATAGCACGATGGAGCGATTTATAAATGCAGAAGCACAAACTACTGATGCAACACTCGAAGTCGAAAGTCGTAGGAAACCTTGTGTACAGATGTAGAGGTAGCAGCCCATGCTGTATGCGTGAGAACCACTATGCAATCCCAGTACACTGGTGAATTTCCTACGTTCTCGACTTACAAGAGAGCATAACGCTTCTTATTTTCTTATTTCTTGGAAAGAGTTGCCCCTATCCGAATGCAAAATTAGTTATTTTATTGATGTTTTGGATTATATAGAGCGGAATTATAGCTTGAATCCTCTATTTTTTCTTGGCTCTTCCGCTGACTGTCGTAAACTTTGCCGTAATTTATTCCACTGTTCTTTGAACCATTCGTCCATCGACTGCTTGTTTATGGTCAGTATCAGTTTGCTATCATCGGTTGGATTCTTTTCCACCTTGAAAATATCATTCTTGATGTCAAACTTCCGTCTGTGTTCTTCGGAATAAATCCTGCCATTGCACCTGATAGCCTCTTTCTTGGTCAGGAGGCTCTCTATCATTTCTTTGGTGAAGCCGATGGCAGCACACAATTTTTCCATTCTCAACATCTCCCTGAGCATCGGAAACCACTTGAAAGCCTTTTCAAGCAAGGTATTCAGCCGTGATATTTCCTTGTCTTTGGCTTCAAGTTCCTGATTGTGTATTCCTTGAAGATTACGAATCTGTTTGCCATGCTGTTCCTGCATCTGTTGCATACGGACTTTTAAATCGTCAATGCTTTTGTTCCGTTTGGCAATCTCCTGATGCAGTTCCACATTGCTATGCTCCAGCTCTTTCAGTTTTCCGCTGCCGAAAAGAGAACCTACACCGCTTGCTATGGCTGTGGCAGCATCGGTGGCTGCGCTTTTGAGCTTGTCGGTGCGTATCTCCGATTTTACCTGTTTGAGTTCCTGTTCGGCAAGTTCCACCTGTTGTTCTTTATGCCGCTTTGCAGCATCTATGCGTTGCAGTTCGGCTTTCTGTTTTTCAATGATGAAGTCATTGCGTTCCAGATGTTCTTTGCCAGTAACATTTTTTGATTGCCCACGTTCCATCATTAGAATGTCTGATGCCAAAGTCTGCATTTTTGCCATATCCTCGTCATTGAGTTTACGGCTCTTTCCTGTATCGTGGTTCATCCAGTCAAAAACAATATGGGCATGATAATTCGGCTTAAACCATTTTTCACCCACTTGAAAACTCTCTTTGTCTTCTGCGTCAGGTTTTTCACCCAGCCAATGTCCTTCGTCCTTATGCAGGAATATTTGGAGTGGCGTGATGCCCCAGCGTCTTTGGCACTCTTCGCCAAATTCACGCACATCTGCCAATGTGGTGTCCGCTCTGATGAGCAACACTCCCTCACGGATAGGTGAACATCCTGCCACCTTGATTATTTTACCATTCTTTCCTTTGCGTTCCCGTTCTTTTTCCTGCATGGCACGTCCGGTCTTTTCCTTGACCATCCGTTTGATATTGTCATAGTGCGTTTGCAGTTCGGGAGTGCCGAAGTTCGGGTTTATCCATTGTTCGTTGTCGGCAGAAAGTTCGGACACAACATAGATTTTGGACACCCCGATGTTTCGTATATACTCGTCAGTCCTTCGGTTATGCGCCTCACTCGATGCGATGTTGCAAGGCTTTATGTGTATGCTTGATTTTGTTGCCATAGCTTCTTTTTTTGTTTACATTAGATTACTTTGTCCGCTTCCGTAACGGGGTTCTTAGGGGTAACCCATAAGCGGAGATTGCAAAGAGAGGGTCACTCTTTGCTCGGGGTTCTCAGGGGTGAAACGCCCTGAGTGGGTCATTAGGGCAAAGCCCTAATCCCCTCGGGAGAGCCCACAACTACGGAAGCGGAGCGTGTAGTTATAGTGGGCCACTAACCAATGTGCAATATTACATTATTGATTTATAGCTGTATAAACAGATTTGTATGTTGTTAAGCAACGAATAGGTAACAGAAATAATTTTTATCTGCGTATGCGTGACGTATAGAAGAATAGTGTGCTTTTCACTTACAAAAGTAGGGATAAAAAATGGAATTTGGAATAATTCCATGATGTATTTATAAACGGGTGCTTGCGTTCACAATGGACTGTTTTATAGTCTTACCCATAATCTAAATCATCAAATCGTTAGTTCTTAAATTATTTCCGTACCAAAATCGCAATTCTTTCAAGTAAAATGCGTAATTTTGTGTAACTTAAGGTAATTGGTTACATGAAACAACGGGTAAAAATAATCGGAATATCACGGCATCGCCTCTCAACTGATGGCGATGGTGTTACTACGCTTGTTGCCTTTCATGGCTGTCCTCTCAATTGTCGATATTGCCTGAACCCGCAGTCGCTGGGCGATGCTGGACATTTCCGCGAGTATTCGTCGGAGGAATTGTATGCCGAAACGAGCATTGACGAACTTTATTTCATCGCCACAAACGGAGGCGTGACTTTCGGAGGCGGCGAGCCATGTCTGCGTCCGCAGTTTATTCGTGAGTTCCGCGAACTGTGTGGTCCCTCATGGCAACTCAATCTGGAGACATCACTCAACGTGCCGTCTGCTAATGTCGAGGCTCTGCTCCCGGTGGTAAACACCCTGATTATCGACATCAAGGATATGAACCCCGCGATATACAACAGCTACACCGGACAATCAAACGACCTTGTTCTTGACAATCTCCGGCTGATAGCTGATTCGGGGAGACAAAAGGACTGCATAATCCGCTTACCGTTGATACCTGATTTCAACACAGAAACCGACCGCACGGCAAGCTGTTCCAGACTTGAGGCCCTCGGTTTCAACAACTTCGATTTATTCACCTACCAAATACGCAGACATTGACTATGGTACGAGGAAAACAGACTTGCAAAATCTTGAAAGAGATTCGCCGGCAGATTGCCGAGGCAAACGAGATTGAGTTAGTTACATCGGAATGTCGCTACAAAGGCGACTGTCTCGGTACGTGTCCCAAATGCGAAGCCGAAGTACGATATTTGGAGCAACATCTTCGTGTCCGCTCACTCGCCGGAAAAGCAGTTGCCCTTGCAGGAATCTCGGCTGGCATAATGCTTATGTCGGGATGTAACGGCAAATCATCGAATCTGTCAAACGAAACTTTGCAAGGTGAACCGGTGGCTCCCATTGAGCAAACAGAGGCAATGGATAGCATCGATGAAGAAGGTGAACAGCCGGAAGATACGATGTCTGTGTCACGGGATTTGTCTGTCATCAAAGAGGGCGAGATTGCCAGTGTTCCAATCCCAGGGGCAGTACCTGACTATCCCCCTGCAGATCCGGATGAGAAGGGTGTTTATAGCTGTGTTGAGCGAATGCCGGAATTTCCCGGAGGAAATGTTGAAATGTTGCATTTTATAAACCAACATCTGAAATATCCCGAAGAACAATTAAAAGAGGGGATTCAAGGTCGTGTGGTTGTAAAATTCTATGTAGATACATTGGGACGGGTTTGCGAGCCGGAGATTTTAAGAGGCAAGGATTCAGCTCTCGTCCGTGAGGCGTTGCGTGTAGTCCGGCTATTTCCGGATTTCACTCCAGGCACACTCAATGGCAAGAAAGTCAACACATACATGGTTCTTCCTATAACATTCAAATTACCTACAGATTGACTATGGCACGAGGAAAGCAGACCTGCAAGATTCTGAAAGAGATACGCCGACAGATAGCAGATGCCAACGGGATTGAGTTCGTGACATCGGAATGCCGCTATAAGGGCGACTGCCTCGGCACTTGCCCCAAATGTGAAGCAGAGGTGCGCTATTTGGAGCAACAGCTCCGCATCCGCTCCCTTGCCGGAAAAGCCATAGCCCTTGCCGGAATCTCGGCGACATTCCTCACCATGCTCATGCCGTCATCTATGCAGGCTCAGATACAATGTGATACACAATTCTCAACGGATAGTGTCTCAGTTCAATCGCGGATTGGAGCAGCATTAATAAAGGGTCGTGTTACTGGAATCTGGACAAAGCCGGGCGAGTCTAAAGGAGAACACGAGGTTTTGATAGGCACTGTCATCCAAAATATTAATACTAAGAAATCAATTAGCACTGACATTGATGGTAATTTTCAAATCGAGGCATGCTTGGGCGATTCGATAAAATTCTCATATATCGGATACAAACCACGTACTATATATGTGAATGACCTTGAAACTCCAATGAATGTTACGCTGGAGCAAGCAGATTATTTTATAGGTGAAATAGAAGGTGTTGTAGCCAAAGAACCGGCTAAGCCTGGGGGGATGCTTGATTTATATTTTGTCGATGAAAAGGGCAATGCGATTAATCCATCTGAAATAGATGTTTATAAAGTTTTTACTGATGAAAATGGTAGCGAAGATTATGAATCGCTATCATCCGATCATCAATATGATAATGACACTGCGATTAGAATAGAGTGGATTTATGATTGGGCACTTCAAGACAAAGACGGCAAGCCTCTTAAAGAAGCGACATTCCGCATAGAAGCCGAGGGTTACGACGACCCGGTGACAATCAAGGTCAAATATCCCCAACGCAACGCTAAGAAAACTATCAAGTTCAAAAATAAAAAGAAATAGCCGCTATGTCCGATTCTCTCCGATATAAGATAGTCCTGTGGATGATGTGGGTACAGATTGCGCTCCTGCCTATTATCGTAGTGATGATAAATGTGACAAATAGTGGCGTTATGTGGCGATGGAATTTGCTCAACTGGATGATGGTTGGAGGCTATATTCTTGGATTGCTCGCTCTCCCAGCCAGCCGAGGACTTGAAAAGCCGGGATTACTGAAATGGTGGTTGAGAATAGATTTCTGGTTCTCGCTCATTCCGGCTGTCATTGCACTGCCATTGCTCTTTTATGTCGGAAGGCATTATATAGATGCAGAGGATGGAGATTACGTTCTCTATCACACACGAGGTTTAATGATGGCCGCCCCGCACTATGGTTTAGGGAAAAAAGAGGGCCTATTTATTCGCCCCATGTCGAAATCCGTCCGGATTAATGATTATGATAATGTGAAAATTGAATGCTTTAAAGTCGACGCACAGAAAGGCTTCATGTATGGACTGGAGCGTGGGGTATCGCCTGCTACATGGGTTTTGCCGATTGATTCAGCCAAATACCATAATCATGCCAAGGAAATAACAGCACTAATAGACAGCTTATATCAATTACAGCCATTATTGATATCGCAATCTTGCGGAGCATTCGTTTTCCCTGACGATTTTGTCGAAATAAGCTACTTTGAAAAGCAAGTAACTTACGGAGGTTCTGCATCTTATGATATTGAAGATCAGGGTGATTGTATAGCTGTAAAGACTCCTGATGGCTATCTTATAGTACCACGATTGAAATTTACACAAGATTCTATCGGCGAATTATCACCTAAAGTGGTAAAAGCATTCATAAAAAGATTAGAAAATAGAAATAGCAAATAATGGATCAGATTGGTAAATTCATAGCCTCGGCGGTTGTCGTGTTCTTATTCATGTTCAGCCTTATATTCTGCTTCGACTCGCCCGACACGTTGACCAATATCTTATTGGTCAGTGCAAACGTGCTGTTTTGGGGCGGCATCCTTTGGCTTATCAACAGGAAAGGAGGCAAGCGATGAAACAAATCTGGTACAATCTCGAAGTAAGTAAAAGAAAGGAATCGCAAAAATGATGAGACAGCAGACTGATACAAATATATTCGCATGCTTCGTTTCCTACCCATCGCTGGTTGCAGATGTCTCGGAACAAATAAAAGACGAAGCAATTAAAAAAGGTGATATGTTTCGTTCCTATATTTGGGGCGAAGCGGGATTAGACCGTTATCTAAAGAATATCCAATATTCAGATTATGGACAAGATCTAAAACGGATTCTTTTCCAATTTTACGTTTTGCCCTGTGATTATGAACGAGTGCATATCAGAGATATTGAGAACTATCGCAAACGGGAAAAGGCCATTGGGATTTCAATAATCATTGAAAGTGATTTTTTTCAATATTCCGATGCCCAAAGAAAATGTATCTTAGTGTCATCTATCATTTCAAAAATCGAAGGACTAAAAGATGTCATCGAGAAGAATAGATTGGATACTAATATTGAACAACTTGTTTTAGACTTAAAGCAAGAATTAAGTAGTTATGTATAATTAACGAAAATGAGATGAAATAATGGAAACTTTAATGGAATTGATTGCTGAAATATTTATCCGTTCATGGTTCGGTTCGGCGATTCTTCATATCGGAGCCGGGCTTCGGTATGGTGGTTGTGGTTGTTCCGTCGCGGACAAAAAGTGACATACAGGCAAATCCGCTATGGGTCGGAAGATTTCAATAACATAGACCATGCCGACAACAACCTCGCCAACGGCTTTCTTGGATTCCTCGTTTTCGCAGTGATTCTGATTCTAATAGCCAAATAGTATAAATATGAAGAATGTTATATCAATGAAATATTATAAGCTGTCACATGACCTGAGGATAGGCAAGAAATACCCACAAGTAGATTGTCTTTGTCCTTTCACGGCATCTCAAATAAGTCCGTGGAATAAACTATTATGTAATCCCGATTTGAAATTCAAATTAAAAAAGGGGGCTATTATGTCAGACTATATCTCCACGACAGCCGGACCTGGGTGTGATATGCTTATATCTCCTGAATTATATGACTGTATCAGGCTTTTCAATGTCATGCCGTATCAGGTTTTTCCAGCTTTAATTGACGCCAATAAAGATATTAGGGAATACTTGTGGTTACATCTATACGGACTTCCTTTCGTGGATTTAATAGACTACAAAAAATCATCATTCATCAGGACAGAGTGGACTATTCCACAAGATTCTATTGCTCTGGAGTCTTTCAGCCAATATCAGCAATTAAAATCACAGGATAAGACTGGGGCTTTTGGCGTAACATTTGATTCGCTCACATTAAGAGATAGAAGCATAATTTGGGATTTGTTCTTTCCGTTTCCATTCGACAGTACAATCGTTATATCTGAACGATTAGCGGATGAGTTAATCAAGTCCAATTATACCGGTTTGTCGATCGAACCAACTGATTTAATCTCTTGCACATTGAATAATGAAACTGACTGACAACATCAGCAAAGCATTGACCGCCTTTCGTATGGCTGCGGCTGCTCAAGTTGCATCAACGGAGAGTGGCGATTATAAAAAAGGCAACAATGCCTTTGACCGGATTATTCAGATTCTTAAATATCTCAAGGAATTAGGAAAAATGAATGAATTGGAAGCATTGTTGTCTGATTCTAATGTAGGTGTAAGAATGTTTGCCGCATATGGTTTGCTGCCGAAATCTCCCAAAATCGCGGTTCCAGTTCTCAAAGAGATTTCACAAAGAGAGGATATACATTCCCTTACCGCAAAAGCGACACTTGAACAGTGGGAACAAGACACTTTAATATATCCATTTTAGTTTTTAGCGTTACGATTATGAAAAAGTGGCATAAAATATTAGGTGTTATAACCTTTGGAGCGATTGGCATTTGCGAATTGCTCTTATGTGCCAATACCTATGTGGATTTGAAATATATAGCATTAGACCTTTATTGGCCGGATGAGATTGAGAGATTGTATCAGAGGACAAATTCTCTATCAATAGCTCTTCTTCTCAATTATATCATCGCACTTGCCCTGTTCATTTGTCTATGGCGGAAAGGAACGAACAAGACTAACCCTTCGCCTATCAAAATTATTTCAGTCGGAAAAATTACATTGCCCTTCACTTTTGAGAAAACTTACTGCCGCCTTGGAGTATTTACTGAAAATAATGGCATTGAACGTATGGAAGCCTATTTTGTCAGAAACGACAAAACAGCAATCTGTTATAAAAATAGTCTTTTTTATCAAGTTGTCATTGATGATGCAAAGCATGATAAATACGACAATAGCGAAATAAATACAGGCACTATTATTAATATTCGCGCAACAACAGGACTTGCTAATTACATTGTTAAATTGTCGGATGAGAGATTGATTGTATTTGAGATTCTTCCCGAAGGTTACGGTGAACTATATGAAAATTTCACAATAGTACTCCCAAGTGATGACAGATACTCGGAGTATTTGGAAGATTATAACAAGGGAACTGAACTTGATTACTGAACAGAAAATAAGCGATGATACTGACCGATAAACGATTTTGGATATTTGAGGCATTTGTGGCTTTTGTTTCAGTAGGAGTGGGTTATAGTATGTTGTATATGGAATGGGATACATACTACACGGTCATATTCCTATTATGTGGTTTGTTGAGCGGATTCGTTGCATTTAAGTGGTTTAGAAAAAGTAATTTCAGACTTTCTTTGTCGGTTTGGATAGCCAACAGCCTATCTGTTGCAATTTGTTTTCTTTTACCCAATTTAAATAAATCCACAACACATTTAGATTACCTGATATTATTTTTGATAATGTATTCATTAATCTCAATCATCCCATACATTGTCATAACAAAAATTTACTCACTTATCTCAAAACGACTATGACACATAAATTGGCTTTATTTTGGACAGCATGGGGAGTGATGCTGCTTCTCATGGTCTATCGTTGTATGTCCGAGGGTTGGCGAGGAGATACGACATTGCTTGGTGGAGCTTATGCGCTGTCGCTGTTATCGGCTTGGCTGTGCCATAGGATAAGACAGAGAATCGCCTTTGGCAATCTGATTGTGATGATTGTCTATAATGCTATATTGAGTTATAATCTGGCATTTCACAGTCGGTATGGAGCCGGACTGACTTGGTGGCTCTTCGCACTGCTACTAAACGCCGTCCAT contains:
- a CDS encoding DNA alkylation repair protein, whose product is MAESFKNMFDKPFFGRFVNDLSLVLQNMSVDKFVTLVMDEEWENRGYKQRIAHITTVLHKFMPTEYKEAVAKIFKLLDCVKVRLLDFSKIDDKNFNLLTLEYGVILDHYVERYGIEDYETSVKAIERITQFTTCEFVTHAFIVKYQDEMMKQMLAWSKHPHWGVRRLASEGCRPRLPWAMSLPKLKENPAPIIPIMENLKNDPSRFVRLSVANNLNDISKDNPQIVIALAKKWKGQSENIDWVIKHGCRTLLKQGNHEILNLFGLSLNDNISIGDFKILTKRIKMGDSVEFCFNLNNYNTEKRTIRLEYGIYYRKMNGEMTRKVYKISEKEYKGNSITEVNRKHSFRPITTRTFYPGIHQIAVIFNGCESGKCEFELVE
- a CDS encoding mobilization protein, with protein sequence MATKSSIHIKPCNIASSEAHNRRTDEYIRNIGVSKIYVVSELSADNEQWINPNFGTPELQTHYDNIKRMVKEKTGRAMQEKERERKGKNGKIIKVAGCSPIREGVLLIRADTTLADVREFGEECQRRWGITPLQIFLHKDEGHWLGEKPDAEDKESFQVGEKWFKPNYHAHIVFDWMNHDTGKSRKLNDEDMAKMQTLASDILMMERGQSKNVTGKEHLERNDFIIEKQKAELQRIDAAKRHKEQQVELAEQELKQVKSEIRTDKLKSAATDAATAIASGVGSLFGSGKLKELEHSNVELHQEIAKRNKSIDDLKVRMQQMQEQHGKQIRNLQGIHNQELEAKDKEISRLNTLLEKAFKWFPMLREMLRMEKLCAAIGFTKEMIESLLTKKEAIRCNGRIYSEEHRRKFDIKNDIFKVEKNPTDDSKLILTINKQSMDEWFKEQWNKLRQSLRQSAEEPRKNRGFKL
- a CDS encoding radical SAM protein translates to MKQRVKIIGISRHRLSTDGDGVTTLVAFHGCPLNCRYCLNPQSLGDAGHFREYSSEELYAETSIDELYFIATNGGVTFGGGEPCLRPQFIREFRELCGPSWQLNLETSLNVPSANVEALLPVVNTLIIDIKDMNPAIYNSYTGQSNDLVLDNLRLIADSGRQKDCIIRLPLIPDFNTETDRTASCSRLEALGFNNFDLFTYQIRRH
- a CDS encoding energy transducer TonB; the encoded protein is MKEIRRQIAEANEIELVTSECRYKGDCLGTCPKCEAEVRYLEQHLRVRSLAGKAVALAGISAGIMLMSGCNGKSSNLSNETLQGEPVAPIEQTEAMDSIDEEGEQPEDTMSVSRDLSVIKEGEIASVPIPGAVPDYPPADPDEKGVYSCVERMPEFPGGNVEMLHFINQHLKYPEEQLKEGIQGRVVVKFYVDTLGRVCEPEILRGKDSALVREALRVVRLFPDFTPGTLNGKKVNTYMVLPITFKLPTD